Within Schaalia sp. HMT-172, the genomic segment GTGCGGGCTCACCTGTTTCTGGTCGGTTGACCCCATGACGAGCGCGCAGTTCTGGGTTCTTCAGTGCGCGCTGACGCTGGTCTCGATCGCCGTCGCGGTCGCGCTGCCGTTGACGGCGCTTGTGGAGTCCCTGATCCTGTCGTTCCAGTGGATCATCGGGTCCTCGTTCATTCTCGAGGTCCTGGTCGGCTTGTTCGGCCGAGGTCCCCTGGCCCCGCCGACCATGTGGGGAAGGGGACTGCTGCCAGCGTCCTCCTATTGGGTCGACGGCCTGATCTTTCACGGAGGCCCCATCCAGGGCTTCCCCGGCAATCGCAACCCATTGGCCTTCGTTGCGCTGCTCCTCGCGATCTGCCTGGTCCTGCGCTACATGCAGACCCGCCGCGCCCTGCCCTCCACTCTCGCGTGGCTGGCCGCATGCGCAGCCGTGTTCCTGCTGACCCAGTCGGCGACGGTCTCCCTGTCCACCGCGGGATGCTTCATCGTGATCGCCGCTCTGGTCGTCCAGCGGCGTGTGCCCGTGCGCTTGAGACTGCGCGTCGTCGGTATTTTCGCCGCCGTGGGCATACTCGCGGCGATCGGCGCGTTCTTCGCGCGCCACGCGATCGCGGACGCCTTCGGGCGCAGCCCGGACATGAGCGGGCGCTCCGTCATCTGGCACGCCGTCGAGCCCTTGGTGAGGCAGCGGCCGATCGGCGGCTGGGGCTGGTTCATCGGCTGGCCGACATGGATGGAGCCTTTCGCTTCCCTCGTGATCCGCCCGGACGGGACCCCCACCAACCAGGCTCACAACGTCTACGTGGAGGCCGCGTTGACGACCGGCTTCGTCGGCGCATTTCTGGTCACGGCCGCGATCGTGTGGACGCTCTTGCGGGTCGTCAAGGTCGCGGTGGCCCATATCGACGATAACCTCTGGGACGTGGTCCCCGCCGTCCTCATGATCGCGATGTTCATCCAGTCCTTCACCGAATCGAGGATGCTCTTCGAGGGCAACTGGATGCTCGTTGTCATCATCGCCACCTGGGTCAAGGTGCGCGGTGAGGTGCCCGTCGTGTGGCCGTCGGCGGCCCGCCAGCACCTCGAATACTCTTAAGCCATAGCTTCGTTCCCGCCACCGACCTTGGGAGGTCAACCATGTCGCAGTCCGACAAGCACGTGTCCCTGTGGGGAGGCCGCTTCGCCGGAGGCCCGTCGCAGGCCCTCGCGGCGCTGAGCGTCTCAACCCATTTTGATTTCCGCCTGGCTCACGTCGACATCGCGGGATCACACGCGCACGCCGACGAGCTGCACCGCGTCGGCCTGCTCACCGACCAGGAGTGCGAGGACATGCATGCGGCGCTCGCCCGCCTCGACGCCGACGTCGCCTCCGGCGCTTTCGTACCCAGCCCCGACGATGAGGACGTGCACACCGCCCTCGAGCGTGGACTCATCGAGCGTGCAGGCGCGACCCTCGGTGGCAAGCTCCGCGCGGGGCGCTCGCGTAACGACCAGATCGCGACTCTCATTCGCCTTTACCTGCGCCAGGAGGCACGCCACTTGGCCGGGCGCGTCCTCGATATCGCCGAGGCCCTCATCGGCCAGGCCAGCCGCGCGGGGGACGCCGTCATGCCCGGTCGCACCCATATGCAGCACGCCCAGCCCGTCCTTGTCGCGCACCACCTGCTCGCCCACGTCTGGCCGCTGGTGCGCGACGTGGCGCGCCTTGGTGACTGGGACAAGAGAGCCGCCATCTCGCCCTACGGTTCGGGCGCGCTCGCCGGCAACACCCTCGGCATGGATCCGCGCCGTATCGCCACGGCCCTTGGATTCACCGACTCCGTCGAAAACTCGATCGACGGGACCGCCGCCCGCGACGTCGTCGCCGAGTTCTCCTTCATCTGCGCCCAGATCGGCATCGACATCTCCCGACTGTCCGAGGAGATCGTCATCTGGAACACGAAGGAGTTCGGCTACGTCACCCTCGACGACTCCTACTCGACCGGGTCCTCGATCATGCCGCAGAAGAAGAACCCGGACGTCGCCGAGCTTGCGCGCGGCAAGGCCGGACGACTCATCGGCGACCTCACTGGCCTCCTCGCCGTCCTCAAGGCTCTTCCTCTCGCCTACGACCGTGACCTCCAGGAGGACAAGGAGCCGGTCTTCGACCAGATCGACACCCTCGATGTTCTGTGCCCCGCCGTCGCCGGCATGATCGACACCATGACGATCCACCTCGAGCGCCTCGCTGAACTCGCCCCGCAGGGCTTCTCGCTGGCGACCGACATCGCCGAATGGCTCGTCAAGCGCGGGGTTCCCTTCCGCGACGCCCACGAAATCTCGGGCGCCTGCGTGCGCCTGGCCGAGGCGAGGGGAGTGGAGCTCGCCGATCTGACGGACGCGGAGCTCGCCCAGGCCTCGTCCCACCTCGACCCGGAGGTTCGTTCCGTCCTCACCGTCGAGGGATCGGTCGGAGCACGCCTCGGCCGAGGTGGTACCGCACCCGTGCGCGTCGCCGAACAGCTCGACGAGGCCCGGGCCGGACTCGCTCACGCCCGTCAGTGGGCGGACACCGCGCTGCGCTAACGCCCGGCGCCGCCGAGCCGATACACTACAAGAACAACAATCCGTCGAATCCGCAAGGAAGGACAAGTTTCGTGACAGACATTCTGGACGAATTGCAGTGGCGTGGGCTGCTCGCGCAGCACACCGACCTCGAGGCGCTTCGCGCGCACCTGGCCGCCGGACCTGTCACCTTCTATTGCGGCTACGATCCGACCGCGCCCTCCCTGCATCACGGTCACCTCGTTCAGCTCATCGTCATGCGCCACCTCCAGCTCGCCGGGCACCGCCCCCTCGCGCTCGTTGGCGGCGCCACCGGGCAGATCGGCGACCCCCGCCAGAGCGGCGAGCGTCAGCTCCAGTCGACCGAGGTCGTCAAGGGATGGGCGGATCGTCTTCGCGCCCAGATCTCGCGGTTCCTCGACTTTGAGGGGCCGGCGGCCGCGCGCATGGTGAACAACCTGGACTGGACCCAGGAGATGAGCGCCATCGACCTGCTGCGCACCATCGGCAAGTACTTCCGCGTGGGCACGATGCTCAACAAGGACATCGTCGCGCGCCGCATCGCCTCCGACGAGGGCATCTCCTACACGGAGTTCTCCTACCAGGTTCTCCAGGCCAACGACTTCCTCGAGCTGTACCGTCGCCATGGCTGCACCCTCGAGACCGGCGGGAACGACCAGTGGGGCAACATGGTGGGCGGCGTCGACCTGATCCGCAAGGTCGAGGGCGTCGACACGCACGTGATGACCACGCCGATCATTACCAAGGCCGACGGCACGAAGTTCGGCAAGTCCGAGGGCGGTGCCATCTGGCTCGACCCTGAGATGATGACTCCCTACGCTTTCTACCAGTTCTGGCTGCAGGTCGCGGATGAGGATGTCGTGCGCTTCCTGAAGATCTTTACCTTCAAGTCTCGAGAAGAGATTGAAGCGCTGGCTGCCGAGGTCGCCGAGCGTCCCCACCAGCGCGCAGCGCAGAAGGCACTGGCCGCCTCCGTGACTGAGCTTGTCCACGGGGCTGATCAGCTCGCCCGTGTCCTCGCCGCAACGGATGCCCTGTGGGGTGGCGGCGATATCCGCGACCTGGACGAGGCCACCCTGGCCGCCGCGACCGCCGACCTTCCGCGCGCCTCGCTCACTCTCGGCGAATCCACCGTGGCCGACGCTCTCGTCGCCCTCGGTTTCGAGAAGGGCAAGACGGCTGCCCGTCGCACGATCTCCTCCGGCGGTGCGTCCATCAACAACGTCAAGGTCACCGACCCCGAGGCGATCCTCCGCCAGGAGGACGTCCTCGCAGGTGGACTGGCTCTCATTCGTAAGGGGCGCAAGAACCTTGCCGTGCTTGAGCTGAGCTGATTCTTTCTGAGAAGGGGGCGTTCGATGGCGATCGGACGGCCCCTTTTCGTTGTGTTTGGTGGGTTTGTGGGTTGTGTGTTGGGGGTCACGTTGTTTTGGGTTGACTTTTGTGTGGGGGGTGAGTAGATTATTCACCTGTCGCCGCGAGCTTGTGAGTGAGTTTGTGGTGGTGGTTCACTGCTTGGGTGGCTGGGTTTTGGCCTGGTTGTTTGGGTGTGTGGGTGTTGTTTGTGAACTCGATAGTGTGTTTGTTTGTTTTGTTTATGCCTGTTTTTTGTTTTTGAGTGTTTTTGGTTGGGATTGCTGGCCGGGCTTTGTGTTTGGTTGGTTTTTCTGGGCTTTAACGTTTTTGTTTTTGTTCGGAGAGTTTGATCCTGGCTCAGGACGAACGCTGGCGGCGTGCTTAACACATGCAAGTCGAACGCTGAAGACCTGGCTTTTGTTGGGTTGGATGAGTGGCGAACGGGTGAGTAACACGTGAGTAACCTGCCCCCTTCTTTGGGATAACGCCCGGAAACGGGTGCTAATACTGGATATTCACTGGCCTTCGCATGGGGGTTGGTGGAAAGGTTTTTTCTGGTGGGGGATGGGCTCGCGGCCTATCAGCTTGTTGGTGGGGTGATGGCCTACCAAGGCTTTGACGGGTAGCCGGCCTGAGAGGGTGACCGGTCACATTGGGACTGAGATACGGCCCAGACTCCTACGGGAGGCAGCAGTGGGGAATATTGCACAATGGGCGAAAGCCTGATGCAGCGACGCCGCGTGAGGGATGGAGGCCTTCGGGTTGTAAACCTCTTTCGCTCATGGTCAAGCCGCAACTTGGGTTGTGGTGAGGGTAGTGGGTAAAGAAGCGCCGGCTAACTACGTGCCAGCAGCCGCGGTAATACGTAGGGCGCGAGCGTTGTCCGGAATTATTGGGCGTAAAGGGCTTGTAGGCGGTTGGTCGCGTCTGCCGTGAA encodes:
- a CDS encoding O-antigen ligase is translated as MTFQDSVPIGGAAATDQDETLRERMMRYTVAGMFFVGFAGKGVRGIFGDIGSLVPMLILLVAFVVLFRSSGRSLLLRRFPTTISLFVLWCGLTCFWSVDPMTSAQFWVLQCALTLVSIAVAVALPLTALVESLILSFQWIIGSSFILEVLVGLFGRGPLAPPTMWGRGLLPASSYWVDGLIFHGGPIQGFPGNRNPLAFVALLLAICLVLRYMQTRRALPSTLAWLAACAAVFLLTQSATVSLSTAGCFIVIAALVVQRRVPVRLRLRVVGIFAAVGILAAIGAFFARHAIADAFGRSPDMSGRSVIWHAVEPLVRQRPIGGWGWFIGWPTWMEPFASLVIRPDGTPTNQAHNVYVEAALTTGFVGAFLVTAAIVWTLLRVVKVAVAHIDDNLWDVVPAVLMIAMFIQSFTESRMLFEGNWMLVVIIATWVKVRGEVPVVWPSAARQHLEYS
- the argH gene encoding argininosuccinate lyase; this encodes MSQSDKHVSLWGGRFAGGPSQALAALSVSTHFDFRLAHVDIAGSHAHADELHRVGLLTDQECEDMHAALARLDADVASGAFVPSPDDEDVHTALERGLIERAGATLGGKLRAGRSRNDQIATLIRLYLRQEARHLAGRVLDIAEALIGQASRAGDAVMPGRTHMQHAQPVLVAHHLLAHVWPLVRDVARLGDWDKRAAISPYGSGALAGNTLGMDPRRIATALGFTDSVENSIDGTAARDVVAEFSFICAQIGIDISRLSEEIVIWNTKEFGYVTLDDSYSTGSSIMPQKKNPDVAELARGKAGRLIGDLTGLLAVLKALPLAYDRDLQEDKEPVFDQIDTLDVLCPAVAGMIDTMTIHLERLAELAPQGFSLATDIAEWLVKRGVPFRDAHEISGACVRLAEARGVELADLTDAELAQASSHLDPEVRSVLTVEGSVGARLGRGGTAPVRVAEQLDEARAGLAHARQWADTALR
- the tyrS gene encoding tyrosine--tRNA ligase, which translates into the protein MTDILDELQWRGLLAQHTDLEALRAHLAAGPVTFYCGYDPTAPSLHHGHLVQLIVMRHLQLAGHRPLALVGGATGQIGDPRQSGERQLQSTEVVKGWADRLRAQISRFLDFEGPAAARMVNNLDWTQEMSAIDLLRTIGKYFRVGTMLNKDIVARRIASDEGISYTEFSYQVLQANDFLELYRRHGCTLETGGNDQWGNMVGGVDLIRKVEGVDTHVMTTPIITKADGTKFGKSEGGAIWLDPEMMTPYAFYQFWLQVADEDVVRFLKIFTFKSREEIEALAAEVAERPHQRAAQKALAASVTELVHGADQLARVLAATDALWGGGDIRDLDEATLAAATADLPRASLTLGESTVADALVALGFEKGKTAARRTISSGGASINNVKVTDPEAILRQEDVLAGGLALIRKGRKNLAVLELS